The following coding sequences are from one Triticum dicoccoides isolate Atlit2015 ecotype Zavitan chromosome 4A, WEW_v2.0, whole genome shotgun sequence window:
- the LOC119285345 gene encoding uric acid degradation bifunctional protein TTL-like isoform X2 — protein sequence MATLRPLTVEDVLRVNGSRRFAAALAAASPFDSLADALLAARRIWLNEVDVTGWLEAFAAHPPIGTTSSSVSKWSKEEQSAALSTATDSTAQELSEWNAKYREKFGFVFMICASGRTAPEVLAELKRRYANRPIVELEAAAEEELKISELRLTKLFSAETAAPPTSDRMRIIGAHLGALSQLSANKAPEITGSSNRTRPPITTHVLDTALGSPAAGIEVHLEMWKDASSTPAFDNKEFKGWTTLGTSVTNNDGRSGQLMDIVDNVAPGFYRISFNTSKYAPSGFFPYVSIIFEIKRSQTTEHFHVPLLHSPFSFTTYRGS from the exons ATGGCGACGTTGAGGCCGCTGACTGTGGAGGATGTGCTGAGGGTGAACGGCAGCCGCCGCTTTGCTGCTGCACTGGCCGCTGCCTCCCCCTTCGATTCTCTCGCCGACGcactactcgccgcccgccgcaTCTGGCTCAACGAG GTAGACGTGACTGGATGGCTGGAGGCCTTCGCTGCTCACCCGCCCATTGGAACCACCTCCTCATCCGTCTCCAA GTGGAGCAAGGAAGAGCAATCAGCTGCGCTTTCCACAGCCACTGATTCGACCGCGCAG GAGTTATCCGAGTGGAATGCCAAATACAGGGAGAAGTTTGGGTTTGTGTTCATGATATGCGCGTCTGGGAGGACTGCCCCTGAGGTCTTAGCTGAGCTTAAG AGGCGTTATGCAAATAGGCCAATTGTTGAGCTTGAGGCTGCGGCAGAGGAAGAACTGAAGATAAGTGAGCTGCGTCTTACAAAGCTTTTCTCAGCAGAAACTGCTGCTCCCCCTACTTCAG ATCGGATGCGGATTATTGGTGCACACCTTGGAGCTCTTTCCCAGCTTTCTGCCAATAAAGCTCCTGAAATTACAGGTAGCTCCAACCGGACACGCCCTCCTATCACAACCCATGTGCTGGACACGGCTCTTGGATCGCCAGCAGCTGGAATTGAAGTTCACCTGGAGATGTGGAAGGACGCGTCAAGTACCCCGGCATTTGACAACAAAGAATTCAAGGGATGGACAACCCTAGGCACTTCGGTCACAAACAATGATGGACGCAGCGGTCAGCTGATGGATATCGTTGACAATGTCGCTCCTGGTTTCTATCGCATAAGTTTCAATACCTCCAAGTATGCACCATCAGGGTTCTTCCCTTACGTGAGCATCATATTTGAGATAAAAAGAAGCCAGACGACCGAGCATTTCCATGTTCCTCTTTTGCATTCTCCCTTTTCCTTTACCACTTACCGTGGCAGCTAA
- the LOC119285345 gene encoding uric acid degradation bifunctional protein TTL-like isoform X4 has protein sequence MATLRPLTVEDVLRVNGSRRFAAALAAASPFDSLADALLAARRIWLNEVDVTGWLEAFAAHPPIGTTSSSVSKWSKEEQSAALSTATDSTAQELSEWNAKYREKFGFVFMICASGRTAPEVLAELKRRYANRPIVELEAAAEEELKISELRLTKLFSAETAAPPTSGSSNRTRPPITTHVLDTALGSPAAGIEVHLEMWKDASSTPAFDNKEFKGWTTLGTSVTNNDGRSGQLMDIVDNVAPGFYRISFNTSKYAPSGFFPYVSIIFEIKRSQTTEHFHVPLLHSPFSFTTYRGS, from the exons ATGGCGACGTTGAGGCCGCTGACTGTGGAGGATGTGCTGAGGGTGAACGGCAGCCGCCGCTTTGCTGCTGCACTGGCCGCTGCCTCCCCCTTCGATTCTCTCGCCGACGcactactcgccgcccgccgcaTCTGGCTCAACGAG GTAGACGTGACTGGATGGCTGGAGGCCTTCGCTGCTCACCCGCCCATTGGAACCACCTCCTCATCCGTCTCCAA GTGGAGCAAGGAAGAGCAATCAGCTGCGCTTTCCACAGCCACTGATTCGACCGCGCAG GAGTTATCCGAGTGGAATGCCAAATACAGGGAGAAGTTTGGGTTTGTGTTCATGATATGCGCGTCTGGGAGGACTGCCCCTGAGGTCTTAGCTGAGCTTAAG AGGCGTTATGCAAATAGGCCAATTGTTGAGCTTGAGGCTGCGGCAGAGGAAGAACTGAAGATAAGTGAGCTGCGTCTTACAAAGCTTTTCTCAGCAGAAACTGCTGCTCCCCCTACTTCAG GTAGCTCCAACCGGACACGCCCTCCTATCACAACCCATGTGCTGGACACGGCTCTTGGATCGCCAGCAGCTGGAATTGAAGTTCACCTGGAGATGTGGAAGGACGCGTCAAGTACCCCGGCATTTGACAACAAAGAATTCAAGGGATGGACAACCCTAGGCACTTCGGTCACAAACAATGATGGACGCAGCGGTCAGCTGATGGATATCGTTGACAATGTCGCTCCTGGTTTCTATCGCATAAGTTTCAATACCTCCAAGTATGCACCATCAGGGTTCTTCCCTTACGTGAGCATCATATTTGAGATAAAAAGAAGCCAGACGACCGAGCATTTCCATGTTCCTCTTTTGCATTCTCCCTTTTCCTTTACCACTTACCGTGGCAGCTAA
- the LOC119285345 gene encoding uric acid degradation bifunctional protein TTL-like isoform X1, whose amino-acid sequence MATLRPLTVEDVLRVNGSRRFAAALAAASPFDSLADALLAARRIWLNEVDVTGWLEAFAAHPPIGTTSSSVSKWSKEEQSAALSTATDSTAQELSEWNAKYREKFGFVFMICASGRTAPEVLAELKRRYANRPIVELEAAAEEELKISELRLTKLFSAETAAPPTSGENHISQPDKAADRMRIIGAHLGALSQLSANKAPEITGSSNRTRPPITTHVLDTALGSPAAGIEVHLEMWKDASSTPAFDNKEFKGWTTLGTSVTNNDGRSGQLMDIVDNVAPGFYRISFNTSKYAPSGFFPYVSIIFEIKRSQTTEHFHVPLLHSPFSFTTYRGS is encoded by the exons ATGGCGACGTTGAGGCCGCTGACTGTGGAGGATGTGCTGAGGGTGAACGGCAGCCGCCGCTTTGCTGCTGCACTGGCCGCTGCCTCCCCCTTCGATTCTCTCGCCGACGcactactcgccgcccgccgcaTCTGGCTCAACGAG GTAGACGTGACTGGATGGCTGGAGGCCTTCGCTGCTCACCCGCCCATTGGAACCACCTCCTCATCCGTCTCCAA GTGGAGCAAGGAAGAGCAATCAGCTGCGCTTTCCACAGCCACTGATTCGACCGCGCAG GAGTTATCCGAGTGGAATGCCAAATACAGGGAGAAGTTTGGGTTTGTGTTCATGATATGCGCGTCTGGGAGGACTGCCCCTGAGGTCTTAGCTGAGCTTAAG AGGCGTTATGCAAATAGGCCAATTGTTGAGCTTGAGGCTGCGGCAGAGGAAGAACTGAAGATAAGTGAGCTGCGTCTTACAAAGCTTTTCTCAGCAGAAACTGCTGCTCCCCCTACTTCAGGTGAAAATCATATTAGCCAACCGGATAAAGCTGCAG ATCGGATGCGGATTATTGGTGCACACCTTGGAGCTCTTTCCCAGCTTTCTGCCAATAAAGCTCCTGAAATTACAGGTAGCTCCAACCGGACACGCCCTCCTATCACAACCCATGTGCTGGACACGGCTCTTGGATCGCCAGCAGCTGGAATTGAAGTTCACCTGGAGATGTGGAAGGACGCGTCAAGTACCCCGGCATTTGACAACAAAGAATTCAAGGGATGGACAACCCTAGGCACTTCGGTCACAAACAATGATGGACGCAGCGGTCAGCTGATGGATATCGTTGACAATGTCGCTCCTGGTTTCTATCGCATAAGTTTCAATACCTCCAAGTATGCACCATCAGGGTTCTTCCCTTACGTGAGCATCATATTTGAGATAAAAAGAAGCCAGACGACCGAGCATTTCCATGTTCCTCTTTTGCATTCTCCCTTTTCCTTTACCACTTACCGTGGCAGCTAA
- the LOC119285345 gene encoding uric acid degradation bifunctional protein TTL-like isoform X3, whose amino-acid sequence MATLRPLTVEDVLRVNGSRRFAAALAAASPFDSLADALLAARRIWLNEVDVTGWLEAFAAHPPIGTTSSSVSKWSKEEQSAALSTATDSTAQELSEWNAKYREKFGFVFMICASGRTAPEVLAELKRRYANRPIVELEAAAEEELKISELRLTKLFSAETAAPPTSGENHISQPDKAAGSSNRTRPPITTHVLDTALGSPAAGIEVHLEMWKDASSTPAFDNKEFKGWTTLGTSVTNNDGRSGQLMDIVDNVAPGFYRISFNTSKYAPSGFFPYVSIIFEIKRSQTTEHFHVPLLHSPFSFTTYRGS is encoded by the exons ATGGCGACGTTGAGGCCGCTGACTGTGGAGGATGTGCTGAGGGTGAACGGCAGCCGCCGCTTTGCTGCTGCACTGGCCGCTGCCTCCCCCTTCGATTCTCTCGCCGACGcactactcgccgcccgccgcaTCTGGCTCAACGAG GTAGACGTGACTGGATGGCTGGAGGCCTTCGCTGCTCACCCGCCCATTGGAACCACCTCCTCATCCGTCTCCAA GTGGAGCAAGGAAGAGCAATCAGCTGCGCTTTCCACAGCCACTGATTCGACCGCGCAG GAGTTATCCGAGTGGAATGCCAAATACAGGGAGAAGTTTGGGTTTGTGTTCATGATATGCGCGTCTGGGAGGACTGCCCCTGAGGTCTTAGCTGAGCTTAAG AGGCGTTATGCAAATAGGCCAATTGTTGAGCTTGAGGCTGCGGCAGAGGAAGAACTGAAGATAAGTGAGCTGCGTCTTACAAAGCTTTTCTCAGCAGAAACTGCTGCTCCCCCTACTTCAGGTGAAAATCATATTAGCCAACCGGATAAAGCTGCAG GTAGCTCCAACCGGACACGCCCTCCTATCACAACCCATGTGCTGGACACGGCTCTTGGATCGCCAGCAGCTGGAATTGAAGTTCACCTGGAGATGTGGAAGGACGCGTCAAGTACCCCGGCATTTGACAACAAAGAATTCAAGGGATGGACAACCCTAGGCACTTCGGTCACAAACAATGATGGACGCAGCGGTCAGCTGATGGATATCGTTGACAATGTCGCTCCTGGTTTCTATCGCATAAGTTTCAATACCTCCAAGTATGCACCATCAGGGTTCTTCCCTTACGTGAGCATCATATTTGAGATAAAAAGAAGCCAGACGACCGAGCATTTCCATGTTCCTCTTTTGCATTCTCCCTTTTCCTTTACCACTTACCGTGGCAGCTAA